The DNA region GCGGTTTCCATGGGCCGGTCCCTCCGCTCCCAGTACAACATCAAGGTGCGCCAGCCCCTGCGGACTGTGGAACTGGTCACCCGGAACCCGGATGAAAAGAAGGTGCTCCTGGAAATGGAGGAGATCATCCGGGAGGAGCTGAACGTAAAGTCCGTGATCTTCCGGAACAACGAGGAAGACCTGGTGGAGTACCAGGCCAAGGCCAATTTCCGGGTCCTGGGCAAAGAGCTGGGGAAGGACATGAAGGCCGCCGCCTCCCGTATTGAAGCCCTCAGCCAGGCGGAGATCCAAGGCCTCCTGGAAGGGGCCACTCTTTCCATTGACGTGGCGGTCTCTTCGGGTACATCCTTAACCGTGGAGATTACCGCTGAAAAGCTCGACATACGGCGTATCGAAAAAGCCAATCTCCGGGTGCTGAACGAGGGGACCCTGACCGTGGGGCTGGATACGGTGGTGAGCGAAGAGCTTTCCCGGGAAGGGGATGTGCGGGACCTGGTCCGGGGTGTGCAGAACCTCAGAAAAGATACGGGGCTTGAGGTAACGGACCGTATCGGGATCACCCTTTTTGGATCCGACCGGCTCAAGGCTGCCTGGGAGTCCTTTGCGGGTTATGTGGCTGCCGAAACCCTGGCGAAATCCGTGGACTGGGGCCAGGCAGAAGGCCAGACCCCGGTAGACGCCGGGGATGAACAGTGGCTGGTAAGTTTGAGGAAGGTATAATTATGAAAATTCGTCGTTTTTGTATAATTTCGCTGTCCTCTTTTTTTGTACTCTTGGTCGTCGCTTCCTGTGCCTCTTCCCCCAAAGGGCAAGGCCCCGGGCAGAGCCTGGGCCAGTCCGACACGGATTTTGCTTCCCTGCCTACCGGAGGGCTGGTTTACTTTTTGATAGATGTAAACAAGGCCAGGCCCATCATGAACCATATTTCTCTGGGGGGCCTTAATGGAAAGCAGGCCCAAAGTATTCTGAAAAAAGTAAACTATATCTCCGGAGCCATGTTTCCTGCCGGCGCTCCCCAGCGTATTATAGCCCATGCCTGGAGGCTGAAGGGCAATCTCCCCGGCGGGGCAGGCTTGTCTTTCAGTTCCCGTTGGAAGAAAACCGGCGCCCGGGGCAAAACCTACTGGCATTCCGACAAGGACGGCCTTTCGGTGGCCCTTAAAAAGGGTGACGCCTATGTGTCGGACAAGAATCCCTTCCCTGACACCCCTCCCATAGCAGTGCCGGATAAATTGGCGGATCTTCGCTTTGAGGCGGTGCTGCTGGGATGGCTGGAGGATGCGGGTTCCCAGATTAACCGTTTCCTTTCCACCACCGGATTACCCATGCAGATTCCCACCCAGCAGGTCTTCTTTGCGGTCTCGGAGTCCCAAACTGCGGATGATGATGATGCCCCTTCCTCTGGCCCAGGGCCCCTATACCGGATTGCCATCCGGGTGGAAACCCAATCCGAATCCCAGGCCAAGGCCCTGGCGACCCTTCTGTCCTATGTCCGTGTCTTTACCGAAACCCCCAATCTCAACATGGAGGAGGGGTTCCTGGAAATCCTCAAGCCTTTACTGGCTAATCCTCCCAGCCAGGAGGGTACGGATCTCTGGTTACGAACCGGTGCCATGAACGCTGAAAGGGTAGCTTTACTTTTTAGCGGATTTTCAGTATACTCAAGATAAAACAAAAGGAATCACCCATGCCTACTTATGAATATGAATGCAAAAGCTGCGGCCACTCATTTGAAGCCGTTCAGAGCATGAAAGATGAAGCTCTTAAGGAATGCCCCCTCTGTGGAAAGGAAATACGCCGGGTGATCAACGGCGGAACCGGTATTATCTTTAAGGGTTCGGGTTTTTATGTTACCGACAATTCCCAAAAGGGCAGCGGCAAATCCTCCCGCCCCAAGGAGACCAAAGCTGCTGAGCCAGCCGCTTGCGCGGCCTGTGCCCAGGCGGCTGGTTGTGGCGCCCAGGCAGTAAACTCCTAGCGGTCCCCCATGGCCGCTCATTTCTTTTGTGAAAATTGCGGCGCCGAGGTCAAACGGGATTCCAAAAATTGCCCGAAATGCGGCCGCTCTTTTGCCAGCATACTCTGCCCCGCCTGCGGTTTTGTGGGTGAGGAGGCCCTTTTTGCCGGGGGCTGTCCGGTCTGCGGTTATACCGCCCCGGCCCAGGGCGCCCCAAAAAATCATCCCGGTAAAACCCTGCCCCAAAAATTCTCCGCTGGCGCCCTGCCCGGCTGGGCCTATGCCCTGGCGGTCCTGGTCTTTGCGGCAGTCGCGGCATTGCTGCTGTTTTCGCAGTGAAGGTGGAAATTTGCCCGAAACCACAAAATCCGGTTATGATATAAAGGTCCTTCCGGAGGGTCCATGAAAAAATCATCGTTTCTTATGCTCATATTTCCACTGACAGCACTTTTAACCGGTATCCTCCTATCCTGTTCAGAGAAGCCCGCCCCCGCGCCGGACCCGGCCCTCGTCGCCGCCCATACCGGGGGCATCATACGCAGTACCGATCCCATCGAAGTGGTGTTCACTAAAGAACAGGACAGCTCGACGGCCTTTTCCCCGGAAAACTTCCGTCTGAAACCCCAGGCGCGGGGAACCCTGTCCTGGAAAAACGGCTCCACCCTCACTTTTACCCCTGAGGCGCCCCTGAAGCCCGGGACCCATTACCAGGTTACGGTGGACGGGAAAGCCCTGGGGATGAAGCCCTTTGGCTTTAGCTTTGAAACCCAGGTTCCCACGATAGAACTTGTGCTTGATCCGCTGTTTATCGATTCTGCAGGGGATGCCCGGGTCACAGGAAAGCTGTTTGTTTCTGAGCCAAGTGATACTTCCCAAATAGAAAAAATCCTGAGCTCCGCTGATTTGGGGCTGCCTTCATGGTCCCACGAAAACGAAACCCACCGTTTTTCTTTTATGCCTGTCAGGCGCCTTGATGCGGATCGCACAGTAACGGTAAGCTGGACCGGTAGTCCCATAGGTGCCCGGGAAAAAGGCTCCGCTGCCATTACTGTTCCTGCAAGGAACCTTTTTAAGGTAATGGAACTGCGCCATGACAAGGGTGTGCTGGAACTGGTTTTTTCTTCTCCGGTAAAGCAGTACCAGGACTTACGGGGCTTTGTGTCCCTGTCGGGGGATACCAATGTCCGCTATTCTCTGGAAGGCAATGTGATACGGATCTTTGGCCCCCGGGAGGGAACCGTTACCCCGGGGATGGAACTTCTTGTCCAGGACCTGGAGGATATCAACGGCCTTCCCCTGGCAGAGCCGGTGCGCTACACCGTGCCCAGCACCTGGGAATTGCCTGAGCTCCGGTTCGCCGGCACCGGGAACATACTTCCCTCAAGCCAGGGAACTTCCATAGTCATTGAAACCCGGAACCTTTCGGGCCTCATGGTGGAGGCCTTCCTGATCCCTGCTGACAATATGATTCAGTTCTTCCAGGTAAATGAAATTGAGGGCGAACAGGAACTCTACCGGGTGGGGGAGAGCCAGTGGGCCACATCCGTTGATTTGCCCTGGAAGGATTCGGATCAGAACCGCTGGGTCCGTCATGGCCTGGACCTTTCGGAGCTTTCCCGGAAATACCCCGACGGAATGTTCCGCATACGGCTCAGTTTCCGGAAACGGCACATCAAGTACGAATGCCCTGAAACCCACGGGGATTTTTCCAATCTCCCCTTCCCGGACGAGTCCTTCCCGGCCTATGCCAACGGCGGCGAAAATTACTGGGATTTTATAAATAATTCAGGTTATTCCTGGTATGACTGGTCTCAGCAGCGCAAGGACCCCTGTCATCCGGCCTATTACCTTTCCTACTACGATCACAATATTATTGTAGGCCGCAATGTGCTTGTTTCGGATCTGGGGCTGCTGGCAAAAAAAGGCCTGGACGGGACATACCTTATAGCTGCAAACAACCTTAAAACTGCCCACCCCATGGCAAACACGGATATTGAGGCCCTCAATTTTCAAGGACGCCTCCTGGCCCGGTTTAAGACCGGCTCCGACGGTCTTGTGTCCATGGACAGTTTTATTGCCCAGCCGGGCGCAGGACCCGCTCAGTCGGCATCCGGCGGAACTCCCTATTTTCTCGTTGCCAAAAACGGCCCGGCCCGGGCTTTCCTCAAGCTCAACGATTCTCTGGCCCTGGCAACAAGCCACTTCGACGTTGCCGGGGATGCTCCGGTGGAGGGCTTGCGGGGGCTCATCTATGGTGAGCGTGGAGTGTGGAGGCCCGGGGACGATATCTTTCTCACCTTCCTCCTCTCGGACCCCGCCGCAACACTACCTGCGGATCATCCTGTGTCCTTTGAGCTTGAAGATCCCCGTGGTCGCTTAAGCTTTCAACAGACCTATAGCTCTTCTGTGGACGGCTTCTATCCCATTGCTGCCTCTACCGCCGCGGATGCACTTACCGGAGACTGGATTGCCCGGGTGCGGGTCGGGGGCGCTGTTTTTACCCGGAATATCAAGGTGGAAACGGTGATGCCCAATCGGCTTAAGGTGGATTTGGATTTTGGTCCCAAAGACTATATTGACGGGTTAAAAAACAACATTACCCTGGAGGCGGCCTGGCTTTACGGCGCCCCGGCTCCGGGGCTTAAGGCAGATATCTCGGTTTCTTTTACAGACAGGGAAACCAGCTTCAATACTTACACTGAGTATTCATTCAGAGATCCTTCGCGTAGTGTTTCTGTGGAGCGGCAGACTGTTTTTGAAGGTACCCTGGACAATGCCGGGAGGGCGTCCTTTGACATGGAGTTGAAACCAGGACCGGCCATTCCGGGAAAATTGTCGGCCCGTTTTTTAACCCGGGTTTTTGAACCCTCAGGGGTTTTTTCATCGGAACAGATAAGCAGGGACGTCTCTCCTTACAAACGTTATGTGGGACTCAAGCTTCCCCGGGGAAATGGGGCTATGCTTTCAACCGATACCGAACACCAGGCGGATATCGTGGTACTGGATGGGGATGGCAGACCGGTAAAAGACGCAGTAAGCCTGGACTGTTCTATTTATAAACTTAATTGGCGTTGGTGGTGGGAACAGGGAGATGGTGAACGGGCTGAATTTTCTTCCGACCTTTCCCGCACCCCGGTTGCCCAGGGAACCATCATCAGCTCCGGAGGCAAAGCTGCCTGGAATTTTCGGGTAAAGAGTCCTGACTGGGGCCGCTACCTGGTGGTAGTCCAGGATACCCAGGGCGGACATTCCGCCTCTTCAATCGTATACATAGACTGGCCCGGATCGCCAAGCCGGGATCAGGAAGGCGGACAGGGGGCCGCAGCAATGCTGACCCTTAGCGCCGGAAAATCCGCCTACAGCCCGGGCGAAAAAATTTCCGTCAGCTTCCCTTCCAACAAGGAAGCTGCTGCATTGGCGGTGGTGGAGAAGGGCGGGAAAATACTCAGGAGCGAATGGATCACCTGTTCTGATTTTCTTACAGAGTATGAATTTTCCGCTGACCCTTCCATGGTTCCCAATATCTATGTGCACGTAATATTACTACAGCCCCATCTCCAAACCCAAAACGATCTCCCCCTGCGGCTCTATGGCATAATCCCGGTAAGCGTGGATGATCCCCGCACCAGGATTACACCCCGGATAGAGGCTCCTGAGACTTGGCTGCCTGAATCCGCTGTTTCTTTCACGGTCTCCGAAGCTTCGGGCCGGCCCATGGTATATACCGTGGCGGTGGTTGACCAGGGGCTTTTGGGGCTTACCCGGTATACCCTGCCCAATCCCCGGAACACTTTTTATGCTAAGGAAGCCTCCTTCCTCAAATCCTGGGACCTTTTTTCGGATGTCCTGGGGGCCTACTCGGGGCAGCTTGAAACCCTTTTGGCCATAGGGGGTGGGGATGACGAAGTACTTGAGGGCAGCAAGGAAACCCAGCGCTTTAAGCCGGTGGTTCGTTTCTTTGGCCCCTATGAGTTGAAGGCCGGGGAACAGCGGCCCGAAACCTTTGAGCTTCCCCCTTATACCGGGGCCCTGCGTATCATGGTGATGGCAGCCTCTTCCTCAAAAGAGTCTCCTGAATCCCGGCAGCCCAATAAATCTGCCCGGGCCTACGGCGTCGCAGAAAAATCCGTGAAGGTCGCTTCGGATCTGATGGTCTTTGGTACCATTCCCCGGCTGCTTTCCCCGGGGGATGAGGCGGAGATCCCTGTATCGGTGAATTCCTACGCCCCTGGGGCGAGGACTGTAACGATAAAGCTCGCCGCACCCGGCGCAGAGCTGAGCGATGGGGGAACACAATCGGTGTTCTTTGATATACCCGGAGAGAAGTTGATCCATTTCAAGCTGCGCTCTCCGGACCTGAGCGGACAAGTCCGTATCAGTATTACTGCTGAATCACCGGGTCTCAGGACCGCCAGCCATATAACAGACCTGTGGATACGATCTACCGTCATTCCGGTTACCAAATCTGCTTTGAGTCTTATCCCACCGGGTGAAATATGGCAGGGCGCCTTGGAATTCCCCGGCAGGACAGGCACTAATACCGGGATGGCGGAATTTTCCCGGTTTCCGCCCATAAACCTGGAATCCCGGCTCCAGTATCTTATAGCCTATCCCCACGGCTGTATAGAACAAACCGTCAGCGCTGTTTTTCCCCAGCTCTACCTGGACAGAATTCTTACCCTGGATGAAAAACAAACCGCAGATATACGTACAAATATCACTGCGGGGATAGAAAAGCTGCGGGGCTTCCAGGTTCCGGGAGGCGGCTTTTCCTACTGGCCCGGTGAAGAGTCAGCCCATGATTGGGGCAGTACCTGGGCCGGGCATTTCCTCATAGAGGCTAAGCGGGCGGGTTATAGGGTGAGTGATGATATGCTGAACCAATTCTTCCACTTTCAGAAAGACCGGGCCGCATTGTGGGCCGCCAATGACGGTAACCCTTTGTCACAGGCCTACCGGCTCTATACCCTGGCCCTGGCTTCCGAGGCGGACCTAGGTTCCATGAACCGGCTTCGGGAACGGCGGGACCTGAACCCTCAGGCGGCATGGCGGCTGGCCACAGCCTACTGGTACGCAGGGCAGCGGGACATAGCCCGTTCCATGATCAGGCAGCTTGATCCGGTGGCACCTGAATACCGGGAACTGAGCGGAACCTTCGGTTCAGAACTGCGGGATAAAGCCATGATCCTGGAAACCCTGATCCTCCTGGGGGAAAGCGCCCGTACCCGGCCCCTCTTTGAAGAACTGGCCGGGGCCATGTCAGGCGAACACTGGCTTTCTACCCAGGAAACCGCCTATGCCCTGATCGCCATGGCCCCCTACATGGGAGAAGCCGACAATGTAAAAAGCAGTATTACTGCGGATATTAGCCTGTCCGATCAAAACCGTTCCGTTAGTTTTACTACACCTGTTATCCGGCTCGATCTGGGAAACATGGCCGGGACTTCCGGGACCTATAGGGTACAGAACCGTTCTGCCTCTCCGCTGTATGCGCGGATAACTGTTACCGGTTTACCCGAAGAAGGCCTGGAGTCTGCCCTGTCCGAGGGGCTTTCTATGACCGTGGAGTACCGGAATATGCAGGGCCAGGCTATTGATCCGGATACCCTGAAACCCGGAGATGATATGGAAGTTCGCCTCCGGGTTAGAAATTCTTACGCCCAGGATGTACCGGAAATAGCTTTAGTACACCCCATCCCCGCGTCCTGGGAGCTTATCAACTACCGTCTTGCCGGCGCCCCAGGGGATAACTCTCCGGCTTCAACATATAAATATCAGGACATCCGGGACGATAGGGTGATGACCTACTTTGATCTGGCCCGTGGCGCAGAACAGACCGTGATTTTTCGGGTGAACAAAACGTATGGGGGAACCTACTTCCGTCCGGCGATTCATGCCTATGCTATGTACGATGAGTCAATCAGGGCATTGATACCCGGGGTGAGGAAATAGTTTCACCCATGCGCCGCCTCTTGTTTTGGTCCGGACTTACGGTCCTGCTACTCATGTTTGCACTTTCACTGCCGGACTCGCTCTTTGAAGCGTATTATTCACCGGTCCTCTACGACCGTGAAGGAAAACTCCTGGGCGCCCGGGTGGCCCTGGATGGACAGTGGCGGTTCCCTGATGCTTCAGGGATGGGATTGAACGAAAAATTTATTGCCGCCCTTATTGAAGCAGAGGATCACCGCTTCAAATGGCACCCAGGCATTGATCCCCTGGCCATAGGCCGGGCCCTGGTTCAGAACATCCGCGAAGGGCGGGTGGTTTCCGGGGGCTCCACCATCACCATGCAGACCCTGCGGCTCATGCGGAAATCAAAGGGGCGGACGGTTTTTGAAAAAGCGGTGGAAGCAGTACTGGCCCTGCGGCTGGAAATAAGTCTATCAAAGGATGATATACTAAAACTCTATGCCGCCAATGCCCCTTTCGGTGCCAATGTGGTGGGCTTTGAGGCCGCTTCCTGGCGCTGGTTTGGCAGGGAAGGGGCGGAGCTTTCCTGGGCGGAGGCCGCAACCCTGGCGGTGCTTCCTAATAACCCTGCGCTTATCCATCCAGGCCGCAACCGGGATGGGCTGCGGAAAAAACGGGATGCTTTGTTGGGACGGCTCTACACCAAGAGGTTCTTTGACGCAGAAACACTAATTCTTGCTAAAGCTGAAAACTTGCCCGAGGAACCATTGCCCCTGCCCCAGCTTGCTCCGCATCTCCTTAACCGGGCAGTTGTGGAAGCCGGAGGGGTAGCGAATTTTGCAAGCGGCGCTAATGCCATGCATTCCCCCAGAATACAAACCACCCTGGACCGGACCATTCAGGAGCGGGCCCTGGGTATAATGAACCGGGCGGCGGATCGTTTTGCGGTGAATGGGATCATGAACGGCGCCTGCCTTGTCATGGACACCCGCAGCGGAGCTGTGGCGGCTTATGTGGGGAACGTGGATTCACCGCTTGCCCGTGATGTGGACATTATTCCCGCAAAGCGCAGTTCCGGGAGCCTGCTCAAGCCCTTCCTCTATGCGGCAATGCTGGATTCCGGGGACCTGCTTCCCAAAGGGCTCATCAGCGATATTCCTACCCGGGTGGGAAGCTACAGCCCGGAGAACATCACCAGGACCTATCTGGGGGCGGTTCCGGCGGATGAAGCCCTGGCCCGGTCCCTCAATGTTCCTGCGGTGCGTTCTCTCCGGATCTTCGGGGTGGACCGCTTTGCCCGACTGCTCCGCAGTATTGGTGTTTCTACTCTGTTTCGTCCTGCTGAAGAATACGGCCTACCGCTTATCCTTGGCGGCGCGGAAGTGACACTTTGGGAAATGGCCGCTCTTTACGGCGGCCTGGCCCGATCTGTGTACGCCCAGACGGACACCGGTGCGCGGGGAACTTCGTTGCAAGTAGCAGCCGAAGGGCCAGTCTTTTTTCCGCCCCGGGTCTTTGCCTGGGAAACCGCCGCAAAAATCCGCCGCCCCGTGGCCTCGGCTCAACAGGCCCTGTTCCCGGAAACTCGCGCTCCTGTGGCTGCGGCCCAGCGGCCCCTGTCCCCGGGCGCGGCTTGGCTCACCCTGGATGCCCTCACCTTTGTTGTGCGTCCTGGCGAGGAAGCCCATTGGCAGGAGTATGCCGGGAGCCGGCGTATAGCCTGGAAGACCGGGACCAGCTTTGGGTTTCGGGACGCCTGGGCCATCGGTGTAACCCCTCAATGGACCGTGGCGGTGTGGATAGGGAACGCCTCAGGGGAAGGCCGGGCAGAACTGCGGAGCGCCGTTACTTCCGCGCCGGTACTCTTTGAACTTTTCTCTGCCCTCGATTCGTGGCGAGGGTATGTACCCGAGTCCAATACCTCTAAAGAACAACCATACCCCAGCCGCTCTGCCTCCCTTGCGAAGCAAGTTCTTGGGTTGGTTGATTCTGTACCTTCCGGCGAGGACTGGCTCTGGTTTCCCCAGCCGGCGGATGATTTGAAGTCCCAGGAAGTCTGCGCATGGTCGGGCTATCCTGTGGGCCCCGACTGCGGCCCTGTCAAAACAGTATTACTGCCCCGGAACGCGCCGCCTCACCGGGCCTGCGAATATTGTCGTACCGTTGCCTTAAATGAGGCGGAGGATCGCCAGATACGGCCCGCCGGAAATGACGGCCGGCCGGTGGTCCTGAAAAAGCGCTTTGTCCTTCCCCCTGCGGAGGAATGGTACTACCGGCGCTGGCGGGCGGATTACAAGCCCCTGCCCCCTCCTGAAAACGATGCTGGCCAACTGCCCCTAGCCCTGTTTAACCCCGAACCCTTCTCCCGTATCTTTGTGCCCCGGGAGTTGGACGGCAGGGAAGGCCGGGTGGTTTTCAGCGCCGCCCACCGTGAGGATTCCGCCCTCATCCACTGGCACCTGGACGGCGAGTACCTGGGCAGCACCAGGGTTTTCCACGAAATGGAGGCCCGCCCCGCCCCGGGCTTTCATACCCTTACCCTGGTGGACGGGGCGGGAAATACCCTGACGCGCCGCTTTGAGGTGATAGACAATGGCACATAATTTTTTGTTACTAAAAAAGTAAAAATATTTTGAGAGGATTGCACAAATTTTCCGTATTGACTATGCTATTCCCATGCTTCCGGCAAGGGCAACTCCCAAGTGGGTTGCAGTTGCTGGGACATAAAAACCGCAAAGGAGTTGTTCACATGAAGAATAATAAGTTGATTGTAAGGGGAATGTTGGCAGTGTTACTGGCATCCGGTTTGGTTTTGTCGGGATGCGGTGATGACGGTTCAAACGATACACCATGGGCATACCTCCCTGACATCATCGCCCCAGTGGTAACAGGCGCTGTTATTGAAGATATCGAAAAAAATGTATTAAAAGTAAGCTTTAGCGAAGCGGTTACCGGGGTTTCAGCGGCGGACTGGACCGTTACCGGCAGCCCAAAAAATATAACCGTCAGCGGTGCTTCGGGCAGCGGCGCAAACTGGACGCTTACCCTGAGCCGCCTGGCAGTCAATGGCGAGAAGATTACCCTAGCCTATAGCGGAGCCACTGTTGTAGATGCGGTGGGAAACGCGCTTGCAGGGTTTACCGGCAATCCGGTAACCAACAACGCGGCAATAGTAGGCAGCCCATACGACCATACCGAGCCTCTGTTGGCTACCGCAGTTATCGCGTACGATGCGCCAAATATACTTATTCTTACCTTTAGCGAACCGGTTATCGGGGTTTCAGCGGCGGGCTTTACCGTTACCGGTAGTCCCGCAAATATAACCATCAACCGCGCTTCGGGCAGCGGTACAATCTGGGCGCTTACCCTGAGCCGCCTGGTAGTCAATGGCGAGGCGATTACCCTCGCATATAACGGAAGCGCAATTAAAGACACGGCGACTTCACCTCCCAATGCGCTTGCGGCGTTTTCCGACAAAGCGGTAACTAACCAGTTCGAACAAGTCATCAGCCCATTTACGGGGTTATATACCAGTGGAAATAAGACTATAAGCTTTAGTGATACAAATTGGGCCGTAAAAATTGGTGAAAATTGGTCTGATGGAAGTATCTATGTGGAGGGTATTATTAATGGTACTACTCCCCAATATGTTGTTAACGGAAATACTGCCACATGGACAGCAGTAGGAACAGGGTCAGGGCTGGGGGGAACTGCTACGCTCTCCGGCAATACCTTGACAGTATCAAGCGGCAACCCTGCCATAAACGGCACATACACTAAACAAGCCGGCGGGCCATTCCGTATAAAGGTTACCGGAATTCCTTCAAATGTAATTTCATTAATATCACAATATAATCCTTCGGCCAAAATTCGAGTTGGTATAAGTGAGCCAGGTTCACTTATACCAACTGACATAGGACATGTAATCGCCGCCAGAGATACAGATCCGGCTGGCTGGGGTGATATTATAGACGGTGATTCCTATGAATGCTGGATGTACGGTGGAGTCGGTGCAAGGGTATATTATTTTGGCTCCCCCGGGTATTATGATATAAGGTTTCTTGCTGAGTCGCTTTCAGTCTACAAATATAGGTCTATGGTACCATTGCAGATAAATGAAACTAATATCATCCCGTATAGTTCGTTTACAAATTTTACTGTCAGCCCAAAAACATTTGTTATAACAGGCATAACAGAAGCGCAAAAAACAGTCGGGCAGAGCGGGTTTATGATTGGCGTGTTTCGTGGCGGAACCACACCCGAGCAAGCTATATCGCAAATAAATTTGGTTGTGGGATTTGATGGAAGCGGAGACAATTTTTCAATATCAGGAGGATCTGCGCCTTATACGGCAACAATTAACAACCTGTATGCCGATTGGACCGGTATAAATACTTGTGACCTATATGCTATGCTGGGTTCCGGCGGCTCAATGAGTTATTATAGGAAGACAGGAGTAATATCTTCTTCGACATCAATAAATGTTAATATGGCAACTTTTGAACAAATAACATTTTAAAACGTATTGATCCTGGGTCCCCTGATAACCAGCTTGCGCGAAGGCAGGTTCTCGGGGGACTGTTTTTTATGGCTGCCGGCAGTGTTCAGTACCGTACCGGTGCGGCTTTACCGCATTGAGCGCAGTAGTACTGCTTTCCGCTTTCGACATCCCTCAATACCAGCCCTCCACTGTCTACCCTGTAGCCTTGACGATTTATCAGTACTGCGCCGCAGTGTTGGCAGACAGTATCGTTGTGTTCACCCCATATATTGCCGGTATACACAAAGGAAAGATATTCCCGGCCCATATGGGCAATTTCTGCCAGGGAGACAGGGTTAGTGGGAGGAGCGTTCCATTGATAGTCAGGGTGGTAGGCAGAAAGGTGCCAGGGTATTTCACGGGAAAAGCCGGAGAGGAATTCCGCGCAGAGCCGGGTTTCTTCGGCGCCGTCATTCAGGCCCGGGATGATAAGGGTTGTCACCTCCAGGTGGATGCCTGAGCTGTAAGCGGTTTTTATAAATTCCAGGACCGTCCTAAGTTTTCCACCTAGTACCTTTGCGTAGGTTTCTTCGGAAAAACATTTCAGGTCTATGTTGGCGGCATCCGTGAGGGGCAGTATTTCTGCGGCCGCTTCGGTATTGATACAGCCGTTACTGACCAGGATATTGGCGATACCTTCTTCCCGGCAGAGGGTCATGCAGTCCAGGAGGAATTCAATGTGTATAAGAGGCTCGGAATAGGTGTATGCTATCTGGGTAAAGCCCCCCTTCCGGGCCCGGGACAGTATTTCTGTAGGGGAAAGGCGGCGGCCCGGGGCATCCGTACCCTGGGAAATGTGCCAGTTCTGGCAGAATGGACAGCGGAGGTTGCAGCCTGCAAAGCCCAGGGACAGGATAGAAGAGCCGGGCCTGAAATGGTAGAGGGGTTTTTTCTCAATCGGGTCCTCAGCCATGGCAGTGATGAAACCGTAATAGGGGAGGTCGCCCTGGCCGTTGATGTTTTGCCTGACCCTGCATTGGCCGAAGGAACCCGGAGAGAGGACGCAATGCCGGGGACAGAGCCGGCATTCCAGGACCCTATCCCCGCTGTCGGTTTTTAGGGAAAAGAAAAGGGTTTTCCTCAACGAG from Treponema primitia ZAS-2 includes:
- a CDS encoding penicillin-binding protein 1C; the encoded protein is MFALSLPDSLFEAYYSPVLYDREGKLLGARVALDGQWRFPDASGMGLNEKFIAALIEAEDHRFKWHPGIDPLAIGRALVQNIREGRVVSGGSTITMQTLRLMRKSKGRTVFEKAVEAVLALRLEISLSKDDILKLYAANAPFGANVVGFEAASWRWFGREGAELSWAEAATLAVLPNNPALIHPGRNRDGLRKKRDALLGRLYTKRFFDAETLILAKAENLPEEPLPLPQLAPHLLNRAVVEAGGVANFASGANAMHSPRIQTTLDRTIQERALGIMNRAADRFAVNGIMNGACLVMDTRSGAVAAYVGNVDSPLARDVDIIPAKRSSGSLLKPFLYAAMLDSGDLLPKGLISDIPTRVGSYSPENITRTYLGAVPADEALARSLNVPAVRSLRIFGVDRFARLLRSIGVSTLFRPAEEYGLPLILGGAEVTLWEMAALYGGLARSVYAQTDTGARGTSLQVAAEGPVFFPPRVFAWETAAKIRRPVASAQQALFPETRAPVAAAQRPLSPGAAWLTLDALTFVVRPGEEAHWQEYAGSRRIAWKTGTSFGFRDAWAIGVTPQWTVAVWIGNASGEGRAELRSAVTSAPVLFELFSALDSWRGYVPESNTSKEQPYPSRSASLAKQVLGLVDSVPSGEDWLWFPQPADDLKSQEVCAWSGYPVGPDCGPVKTVLLPRNAPPHRACEYCRTVALNEAEDRQIRPAGNDGRPVVLKKRFVLPPAEEWYYRRWRADYKPLPPPENDAGQLPLALFNPEPFSRIFVPRELDGREGRVVFSAAHREDSALIHWHLDGEYLGSTRVFHEMEARPAPGFHTLTLVDGAGNTLTRRFEVIDNGT
- a CDS encoding SwmB domain-containing protein, encoding MKNNKLIVRGMLAVLLASGLVLSGCGDDGSNDTPWAYLPDIIAPVVTGAVIEDIEKNVLKVSFSEAVTGVSAADWTVTGSPKNITVSGASGSGANWTLTLSRLAVNGEKITLAYSGATVVDAVGNALAGFTGNPVTNNAAIVGSPYDHTEPLLATAVIAYDAPNILILTFSEPVIGVSAAGFTVTGSPANITINRASGSGTIWALTLSRLVVNGEAITLAYNGSAIKDTATSPPNALAAFSDKAVTNQFEQVISPFTGLYTSGNKTISFSDTNWAVKIGENWSDGSIYVEGIINGTTPQYVVNGNTATWTAVGTGSGLGGTATLSGNTLTVSSGNPAINGTYTKQAGGPFRIKVTGIPSNVISLISQYNPSAKIRVGISEPGSLIPTDIGHVIAARDTDPAGWGDIIDGDSYECWMYGGVGARVYYFGSPGYYDIRFLAESLSVYKYRSMVPLQINETNIIPYSSFTNFTVSPKTFVITGITEAQKTVGQSGFMIGVFRGGTTPEQAISQINLVVGFDGSGDNFSISGGSAPYTATINNLYADWTGINTCDLYAMLGSGGSMSYYRKTGVISSSTSINVNMATFEQITF
- the amrS gene encoding AmmeMemoRadiSam system radical SAM enzyme, with amino-acid sequence MRKTLFFSLKTDSGDRVLECRLCPRHCVLSPGSFGQCRVRQNINGQGDLPYYGFITAMAEDPIEKKPLYHFRPGSSILSLGFAGCNLRCPFCQNWHISQGTDAPGRRLSPTEILSRARKGGFTQIAYTYSEPLIHIEFLLDCMTLCREEGIANILVSNGCINTEAAAEILPLTDAANIDLKCFSEETYAKVLGGKLRTVLEFIKTAYSSGIHLEVTTLIIPGLNDGAEETRLCAEFLSGFSREIPWHLSAYHPDYQWNAPPTNPVSLAEIAHMGREYLSFVYTGNIWGEHNDTVCQHCGAVLINRQGYRVDSGGLVLRDVESGKQYYCAQCGKAAPVRY